ttttatggttgtgTTTTATCATGTTATAAGATGTTGCAGGATAATCTAAACCCCAGACTTGGCTTAAAACATGTACAGTAagagtattttgtttttaaaacaaagacgtcaactttttttttattggcagGTGGTTTTGCTAGATAAGCCCATTTTAATGTTTgcattgaaaatattttatagcaaaaacctaaaaacaatctttttggTTGTTGTTAGTATTTGTCTACCTCGCAAAAGGTAAATGTCATGTTTCTACAGTTGCTGTAAAAGTTATCTTGTaatttgaaacaataaaaaaatttacaaatctatgtagtgtttgtttttaactattactgtaagcttaaaaatgttttattgagaaATTACATCTAAAATAAGAGCTTGATGTTTTTAAGGAGTGATATGAAAGAcacgaaaacaaaaaaaaagtccaacctACGTCGTtaatttttgtccatttttgtttgttttgttgttgttaataaagttttccaTTTTGAAAGTGGAGCGCCCTCTGCTGATCAGGCGCGAGCTCCTTCCAAAAAAGGAGGCAAACAAACAGCAGCCTCTGACGTCACTCGCGGTCCCCGCCGGTCAGGGCGTGTTTGGGTCTGTAGCTTTGCGGGAAACCAGAACCGGGCCGGGCGTACGTTTTTCTGCCAACTTCTGCGGACTAATGATCAAAACTCTAGTCGACAATGGATTTCAAGGCTTTATTTAACGAAAACTCGTTTCAGTTTTCGGACTTCCAAGAGTTTACGGTACGTTCAGTGCTAAGCTAATAGCAGTGCTAACGCAGTTAGCTAATCGTTTTAGCTAGCTCACCTAACTTTGACACTTTTTACCGACTTAcaacttaaaatcaaataagagttgattgctttttaaattaatacatcGGTTTAAATGCAATTAATGAGAACTTTGGTCTTTTATAACGAGAAATAACTTCCTGTTGGGGTTAGCTTAGCGCTAGCTGTTGcttgtttattttagcattaatcACGGAAACTATCTTctgcttaattttttaaaacctaaatagatgtattttgaaaaattaaagcgTATACTGAAGCttaatattcagaaaaataatcagattacataaataatctttatgcttttttttcccctttctagTTTCTTCCTAGACATGAAAAGTTGACTGAAAGAGTCAGGAAGAGACTGTATTATGGTCTGGACAAAGATGTTTCTCTGGATGCCCTGTCTGGACCCGTCACAGGTGAAAAAATGATGTACAGTAATCTGTTCTTGTTCTGTACTGTATTTCATAAATACtccaaataaagtttgtttagttaaaaaaaagtcacaggtAACTTCCGGTTTTAAACaagtaacataaacaacaaatagtttaaaaatgttcctgttttaaaaaactcacaaatgCAAAGCGATAGAGATgaatagaaaatataaatatcaatTAAAACTCACCTAAGTCTTTGTACTTCTGTAAAAGTACTTGagtaatcacaaaaaaataagtgtaCATTATTACACACATGgggtgttattattattattattattattattgttttgtatcAATCAAGACAGGAATTATTCTTCTAAAAATCCAATCCAAtttctttttgttgattttaacaAGTCCaaattagtgctgccacgattattttagtagtcgactaattggtGATTAAATTTTCCGATTAATCAACTAATTGGGTCGTGCgaaaagtggatgtaaaacacacgtcttaaccatcatttgctttaaactaactaaaaattagatatattcacagctgaatttggctgctgaagatggtagtgacgatagctgaagacgctgaaattgatagctgaaaatactgaaagtgaacagctaaaatattagttaaatgtcagattagcctaaaatgtttttaaaaatcctaaattagccaaacagctagcatgtagctgaaatatttgctattttccataacagcctaaaaaactataaaaaaaaaagtaggagaaaacagcatgcagctgaaatattagctaaactttgaattagcctaaaatatggaaaagcctaaattagccaaaacagctagcatgtagctgaaaactaggtaagcttcaaaatagcctaaaaaaaaccttaataaatgccaaaatagtccaaaaggttagcagaatgccattataactttcaaccttACTACACTCTaactaatataatataaaataatgactaatcgactattaaattagtcgcggactattttaatggtcgattagtcaACCAGCATATTTACATATATCAATTAATTTCTTATTGCTTTTATCCAGAAAAACAcatgatgttatttttttcaaataaaactttatttataaagcccttTTCATACAtgacattttatgtatttttcattcTGTTCTGGTCTAGCTTAGACTATTATTGtcaatgatttaaaatgaacattcgTCTCTATCACATAAATACTGACTTAAATCTGGCTTAATTCTAAAGTTGATcactttttaataatatttgtgTGCTCTTTTGCCCTCTCCGTTTGGACTCGTCATGCTTTCCTGCAGATATAGCCGTTGAAATCTTCCAGAAGTCCGCCCCAAGCCCGATCCGGAAGCTCCAGAAGAAGTATGCCGCTCACGTTGCCAGGTTGGTTTACGCCAAACTTTTTCCCCCTGAAATCTGCGATCGCCTTTGGCTTGAAATGAATGTGTTCTGGGATCCAGGGAGGCCTGCATCTCGCCCTGCGCCATGATGCTGGCTCTGGTTTACATCGAACGACTCCGACACCGAAACCCGGAATACCTGCAGAAGATCTCCTCCTCTGACCTTTTCTTGATCTCAATGGTTCGTGTTCCAGACTTTAAGCTGAAATGTTGCTTTGGTTCGTTGTTTtagctttcttttttcatcGTTTTGGGTTCAGATGGTGGCCAGTAAGTACCTGTACGATGAaggcgaggaagaggaggtgttCAACGACGAATGGGGAGCGGCTGGGAAGCTGGACGTTCAGACCGTCAACAACCTGGAGATGAATTTCCTGAAGGCCATCGTGAGTGAGACGCCTAAATCCAGTTTTATTGGGTTGAAGTCCCGGCGGTGATGGCCGGTGTCGTGTTTTCCAGGAGTGGAGCCTCTTCACCGACCCCAATGACTTCTTCGACACGCTGAGTCAGCTGGAGACCAGGTTAGTGTCTGAAACTGGTTGTGAAAGCTGCAGTTTGAGGGGAGTCTTCACACGGCTCACGTTTCTCCTGGAATGTGCAGCATTGCGCAGCGGCAGGGGCTGAAGCGCGGCTGGTTCACCTACACAGACCTGTGTGTCCTGCTGGAGCAGACTGCATGGAGTCAGACGCTCGCCGCCATCTATCAGCACTTCACCAAGGTGAGATCTGAGGATCCGTACCGCCTTTACTTCACAAATCCAGATCAAggatttaaagataaaattctTACTATGACATACACACGTGTGAAGGTCGGGGGCCGCATCCGgtcctccaggtaattctatacggccctccagatcatttattcctaacttgtattattttgacaatttttttttttaatggagggtaaaatattgaaagttatttaaggtttaagttgatttatcctggaataatatttctgcatttttaatttttaataattatgttgaaaagttacggttttcaaatgtttagaattttggactattttggaactAGCTATTTTGTATGTATAtatagctaatttttcagcttagctgttttggctaatttaggttttttttggcagtttttttagtttagctaatattttagctatatgctagctattttggctaatttaggcttttttcatttttttttccggtccatttgaagttttgctaatatttttgctacatgctagctattttggattttactaagattttttttaaagctattttgtatgtatatatagctaatatttcagcttagctattttggctaatttggttttttttttgcctgtttttggagtttagctaatattttagctacatgctagctattttggcaaatttaggcttttgtctttttttaagctgttttggagctaataGTAATTTAACTAATACTTTagtatttagctaatactttagctaaatgctagctgttttggctaatttagtttttctggctgtttttttttttagtttagctaatattttagctacatgttagctatttcggctaatttaaaaaaaatgttgttgttttttggggtgttttggagcttagctaatatttcagctacacggtagctgttttgacttaccttcattttttttttaggctaatttggcatttagctaatattttagatgtctatcagcttcagtgttttttagttatcaatttcagcaccatcagctatcagcactagcatcttcagtggtcaaattcagctcgcagcattcacactatcattatcacaggtaatgctatagatctagttcataactatgttaaaaagttacatttttaaaaatgtagttttagagtgatcaataaatgtttatcctgttctgcccgTGActtaaggagtgttttggatttgggcccttgtgtgattgagtttgacacccctgatgtaataTGTCATGTTGGGATGGTAGCTATATTCATGCAACAATACCTAAGTAAAAATGGAACAACTACAAACACTCAGAGTTCTTTTTCATCTAATCTGACAACACAGTTTCCTACAGATGCTTTGTGCTCGGTAGAATTCATAAAATCATCGACttgttttaaagttctgttgTTCTGAATGTCTGAACAGGAGTTTCCCTCCATGTTTTGTCTGCAGGTGTCCTGCATGCTCGGCCTGGTCTACCTCACCAGCGTGGCGGGCCTCATGGCGTCCAGCGCCGTGCTGCACCAGCTCAGCCTCTCCAGAACTCACCAGTCGCCGCTTCCTCTGCCGGACGAGATCCCCTTGCTCCCGCCTCCCGCCGTCCGCCCCGAGACTCCGGCTCGGCGTCTTCCCTGCTGCCTTTTAGCCAACAAGAGCCTTAACCGTCCATCCGGCGGACTCCACGGACAGCCGGGGACTTCTGTGGCGCGTCTGTGGGGTTCTCTTCTGGCCTCGGCGGCTCGCGGACTTCCTGATATGGAGAGCTGGCAGTCCTGCTCCGGTTTCCTCTCCGGTTTGGGGTTTCAGAACAGTTCTGTTCCTCACGGCCCTTTGAACAACCCCCAACAATTATCACGGTTTTTCCCTCCACAAACGCGTCTGGACTCTGGGTTGGGGGGGTTTCCGTCTGCACCGTGGCGCCCAGCCTTCCCCGACTGCGACTCATCTGTTAGTAAAATCCACGCCCTCCTCATGCCTGCATAGAAACACCAGCAGCGTTTCTGTCCTCACCAGCTCCAAATTTCAGTTTGGTTTACTCCTGATCAGAACCAGCGAGTTCTGACCGCTCTAGGACGGGTCAGGTTATTAGTTTGTGCTTTGTTCTGGGTTGGAGGATTTTGCACGGCTTTTTCAGTTGGTTTGTCGGTAAGTTTTGGGTCGTTTGGACCCCTGAAGGATTCTCTGAAGCGTTTTCACGGGTGAGCTGGATTTCTGTCTGCACTGATTTCTTGTTTCAGTTTCTGAAtctattaacattttatttttttttgatggtttgGAGTTTGCACAGTTTGACTGGCTTCATGCACGGTTTCACTTTCACCTCCAGGGGGCGCCAGGAGGCTTCTCTTGAGCTGTTAAAAACCCAAAGGTGTCATCTTCATCAccaaggaacaaaaaaaagaagacgcTTTAGAGCACAAATAGCTTTAATTTTGTACACGGTGTAAGAAAACAGcagagtgtttttaaaaaataaaagcttttctttcagCAGTTTGACTCTTGAAATGTCTTcataataaaagtttgaaataatttacgcaactatttctttaaaaataaaaaggaggcAGGTGTCAGGTTTTTAGggcacaagtgtcaaagtcaagtcccgggggccggatccggccctccagatcattttattttattgttattaatgacccaatgttatcttgtgctcgtttctaacttgtttaatttgacaaaatatatttgtaaaatactATGTAAAATATTGGCAAGtcaagtttatttgtaaaattattataaatgtaataattaatacattattattatttaataataaatcacatatattatatgtattatatttattttttataattataatgtaatttattattatttaataataattatctaATAATTCGCTTTAATATTTCaactatatgctagctgttttggctaatttgggcttttaagttattttagagtttagctaatatttcggctacatgctagctgttttggctaatttgggttttttacatagactgtatataagaattatatattattttttacagtcaatggttttttagttattttagagtttagctaatatttcagctacatgctagcagttttggctaatttgcgtttttctttttaaattttttaggctattttggagcctagctaatatttcagcaattagctagctgtttttagtaatttagactttttatgctgttttgtactttagttaatatttcagctaaatgctagcttttaggcttttctttttaagttttttttagtctgtttttgaggctaatttttACACGATTTTTGTTTAGGCTAACCTAGGCTtctttcaggttttattttatttgttttaagtttagctttttttagctacatgttagctgttttagctaacctaagtttttctatttatttatttttagttttttaggcaaatttagcattttccccctaatattttagctggttatcagctttagccttttcagctatcaacacttgTATCTTCAccagccaaatttagcttacatcatttacacattttcgtaggtaatgctatatatctagttaataattaagtaaaaaacttacgttttttttattttttttttatttttagagtgttcagtaaatgtgacctaaggtgtgtttaggattttgaccccttgtgtggTTGTTTGACTCCCCTGTCTCAGGGTAATAAAAGTGTCCCTCCCCCTGAACGAATGCCAGCGTCCTGCCCCCTCGGCCCGATGCATACCGCCGAGGAGCTCCTAATATAGCCCCAGCAGCTGGGAGGACCAGAGCGGCGCTCGCTGCTTGGACTTGTTCCTGCAGACCATGGAGCCCGATCCTCAGGTGAAACGCGGCTTTGGGGGTCGAACATTTGGAGGAATGCGActcatttgggtttgttttttaggtttctgcGAAAGAGAAGAATCGTGACAGCTTAAAGCTTCGAGGTAAAATCCTACGTTTGTCCATGTATGTCACTTCCTCGCCAACGTTCATTTCTTTAGAAGAAGATGCCAGCGTCTACCTGAACT
This Oryzias melastigma strain HK-1 linkage group LG2, ASM292280v2, whole genome shotgun sequence DNA region includes the following protein-coding sequences:
- the cnppd1 gene encoding protein CNPPD1; amino-acid sequence: MDFKALFNENSFQFSDFQEFTFLPRHEKLTERVRKRLYYGLDKDVSLDALSGPVTDIAVEIFQKSAPSPIRKLQKKYAAHVAREACISPCAMMLALVYIERLRHRNPEYLQKISSSDLFLISMMVASKYLYDEGEEEEVFNDEWGAAGKLDVQTVNNLEMNFLKAIEWSLFTDPNDFFDTLSQLETSIAQRQGLKRGWFTYTDLCVLLEQTAWSQTLAAIYQHFTKVSCMLGLVYLTSVAGLMASSAVLHQLSLSRTHQSPLPLPDEIPLLPPPAVRPETPARRLPCCLLANKSLNRPSGGLHGQPGTSVARLWGSLLASAARGLPDMESWQSCSGFLSGLGFQNSSVPHGPLNNPQQLSRFFPPQTRLDSGLGGFPSAPWRPAFPDCDSSVSKIHALLMPA